Proteins encoded together in one Mus caroli chromosome 4, CAROLI_EIJ_v1.1, whole genome shotgun sequence window:
- the Rpl22 gene encoding 60S ribosomal protein L22 encodes MAPVKKLVAKGGKKKKQVLKFTLDCTHPVEDGIMDAANFEQFLQERIKVNGKAGNLGGGVVTIERSKSKITVTSEVPFSKRYLKYLTKKYLKKNNLRDWLRVVANSKESYELRYFQINQDEEEEEDED; translated from the exons ATGGCGCCTGTG AAAAAGCTTGTGGCGAAGGGGGGCAAAAAAAAGAAGCAGGTTTTGAAGTTCACCCTGGACTGCACTCACCCTGTAGAAGATGGAATCATGGATGCTGCCAATTTT GAGCAGTTCCTCCAGGAGAGAATCAAGGTGAATGGGAAAGCTGGCAATCTCGGCGGAGGAGTTGTGACCATCGAACGGAGCAAGAGCAAGATCACGGTCACTTCGGAGGTGCCTTTCTCCAAAAG GTATTTGAAATATCTCAccaaaaaatatttgaagaagaaCAACCTCCGAGACTGGCTGCGTGTTGTCGCCAACAGCAAAGAGAGTTACGAGCTGCGCTACTTCCAGATTAAccaggatgaagaggaggaggaggacgaggattAA